From one Gadus morhua chromosome 8, gadMor3.0, whole genome shotgun sequence genomic stretch:
- the ahsg2 gene encoding alpha-2-HS-glycoprotein 2 translates to MCSMSIAVTLVLVALGAQGLPPGGLPLGGLPPVGLPIFSRPPCDSPDIEAVAMVAQDYLNGQHTHGYKYVLNRIEDVKIITTLSGEATYLMEVDLLETSCHVLDPKPLTNCSVRPKVMTAVEGDCDVVLKQVGGALSVTAFKCKTEESREDMCLDCPTLLPLNDTIGLDFVQASLGTFNVRTNQTFSLMEVGRMSKKPISAGDIIAAEYVIIGANCTSSECVPLDNAEQGFCVAEGLGSDYTVDCTMFGVLSINDSSTAASSPSLLPVIQPGLRHHKLTLIHNPGLSGLLSAESAGESGESTESGEVVQVVLGSPTSVAADPPLSTLVPVNAVLDPVMELLPTLPVNLTVEDKDIADVVPTVGSIPTAGLPAGDDSTKAVVVKRAAESVKPVMLDETELTLPVPQCPGRIRHY, encoded by the exons ATGTGCTCCATGAGCATCGCCGTGACTCTGGTTCTCGTGGCACTGGGGGCCCAAGGGCTGCCCCCCGGCGGACTGCCCCTCGGCGGGTTGCCCCCCGTCGGGCTACCCATTTTCAGTCGGCCTCCATGCGATTCTCCTGACATAGAAGCTGTAGCCATGGTGGCTCAGGATTACCTAAATGGCCAACACACTCACGGCTACAAGTACGTCCTGAACAGGATTGAGGACGTAAAGATCATCACAACG CTCAGTGGAGAAGCTACATACCTGATGGAGGTGGACCTATTGGAGACAAGCTGCCATGTGCTGGATCCCAAGCCTCTTACCAACTGCTCTGTCAGGCCCAAAGTGATGACG GCAGTTGAAGGAGACTGCGACGTGGTGTTGaagcaggtgggcggggctctAAGCGTCACCGCCTTCAAATGTAAAACTGAAG AGTCAAGAGAAGACATGTGCCTCGACtgccccaccctcctccccctgaatGACACCATTGGATTAGACTTTGTCCAGGCGTCTCTAGGAACATTCAACGTCAGAACCAATCAGACCTTCAGCCTAATGGAGGTTGGGAGGATGTCCAAAAAG CCGATATCTGCTGGAGACATCATTGCGGCTGAGTATGTCATAATAGGAGCCAATTGTACAAGCAGTGAATGTGTGCCCTTGGATAATGCT GAACAAGGCTTTTGCGTGGCAGAAGGTTTGGGTTCTGACTACACCGTCGACTGCACTATGTTTGGCGTTCTG TCAATAAACGACAGCAGCACTGCAGCCTCCagtccttccctcctcccagtGATCCAGCCAGGTCTGAGACACCACAAACTCACCCTGATCCATAACCCCGGGCTCAGCGGACTCCTGTCTGCCGAATCCGCCGGCGAGTCCGGCGAATCCACTGAGTCCGGTGAGGTGGTTCAAGTGGTGCTTGGGTCACCAACCTCCGTGGCGGCTGACCCTCCCCTGTCTACTCTCGTCCCCGTTAACGCTGTTCTCGACCCGGTCATGGAGCTCTTGCCAACTCTACCCGTCAACCTGACAGTGGAGGACAAAGACATAGCTGATGTCGTGCCAACGGTTGGCTCCATCCCGACCGCGGGTCTGCCAGCCGGTGATGACAGCACAAAGGCTGTGGTAGTAAAAAGGGCAGCAGAATCAGTTAAGCCCGTCATGCTTGATGAAACAGAACTGACCCTTCCTGTTCCACAATGTCCCGGGAGGATCAGACACTATTAG
- the LOC115549326 gene encoding atrophin-1 — protein MAWRSFVICIGMLLLAITRCHCVALSKVPSPNPSVIWKFNSRGNSPQAKPKEAHSPRGRLMNGRHPRENAIVEEALVDADYQSDMGRDEAEAYFRAQGNGNANPSSVAVQKLMQTEPNVECTGDSMKLNVKGSFSTPGALFVVDRGSSLAPLPLSELPSSCGYTLKTTQRDLVLVAPYDGCFVSLEEEGYVLSLHWGGIPVRMSCPVRRQSLYNPPRVTCNTAGMVVNTDWASPVQKIQVNLNGLWKPLMEVLPRCGFGFEFASNAGGAAISIRYAPCLGVKDGMFTLGLAGDGAVKVSCPSVHIFDDPSKGVLPTVAPLKYPNNTVTGTLVGQEQNSLHLPPKAQITVTVPPKNPASPDNKQPQAYPSYYFWPPHPSGSQTPDQFPTHQTPFYPSLPVGPSQKPASPTSKAEGQEPVTPHKPPKTHDSKAPVGPEVENAWPYPFPYYFWPPQPSQGPDLPTPGVPQKPAATTSKTEGQEPVTHLKPHKTQINKQPVAPDRQNPESYQVPYFTWPSHPSASQTPDPFLPHQTPFYPSLPVGPSQKPASPTSKAEGQEPVTSHKPPKTHDSKTPVGPEVQNAWPYPFPYYFLPPQPSQGPDLPTPGVPQKPASTTSKTEGQEPVTHPKPPKTLINKQPVAPDRQNPEPYQVPYFTWPSHPSASQTPDPFPPHQTPFYPSLPVGPSQKPASPTSKAEGQEPVTPHKPPKTHDSKTPVGPEGQNEWPYPFPYYFWPPQPSQGPDLPTPGGPQKPASTTSKTEGQEPVTHPKPPKTQINKQPVAPDRQNPEPHQVPYFTWPSHPSASQTPDPFPPHQTPFYPPSLPVGPSQKPASPTSKTEGQEPVTHPKPHKTHDRKTPVVPEGHNTWPYQVPYFTKQPPSASQTPDQFPPYYHTPFYPSLPVGPSQKPASPTSKTEGQETLTHPKPPKTWDPTNLQPSDPLATVTQTKPSESEKGTPFNSLVHCPEKCLSGLSQCCVSFSYHHHDHFIYPLKDDRRIAPFSTLGQSVPEVMQGTLDSGLPNTIETSHDTIVNPPFENQEDKLHNFLSQAVKYASKGNQEFEYSPPEGILDQDLPISFESSQSELGHPTFIQQYEQPKIQLQSPDERQSPSQTLVTQGLFTILEPAMGHYDMVQDAMASSVDSTDYFEALHPLSNSRKFLKLTSERPLSNGHLLLEHGPPGSEPSFPRLAARGLGRSHTHLAFEPSRHYPQSKETSHPPQHGNQMDAMYRSKDQSNNILGQTFNRHSSVDGYPNGDVNQPFPRRMH, from the exons ATGGCGTGGAGAAGCTTTGTGATATGTATAGGAATGCTATTGCTTGCCATTACTCGTTGCCACTGCGTGGCTCTTTCAAAAGTGCCCTCACCAAACCCTTCCGTAATTTGGAAGTTCAACTCGAGAGGCAATTCACCCCAAGCTAAACCAAAAGAGGCGCATAGTCCCCGGGGAAGACTGATGAATGGACGGCATCCGCGCGAAAATGCAATAGTGGAAGAAGCTCTTGTTGATGCAGACTATCAGTCTGATATGG GAAGGGATGAGGCGGAGGCCTACTTCAGAGCGCAGGGAAATGGGAATGCAAACCCCAGCAGTGTGGCGGTTCAGAAACTGATGCAAACGGAGCCTAATGTTGAATGCACAGGTGACTCGATGAAGCTGAATGTTAAAGGTTCGTTTTCTACCCCTGGAGCTCTATTCGTGGTAGACAGAG GAAGCAGTCTGGCTCCTCTTCCCCTATCAGAGCTGCCGTCAAGCTGTGGATATACCTTGAAAACGACACAAAGAGATTTGGTCTTGGTTGCACCTTATGATGGATGTTTCGTCTCTCTTGAG GAAGAGGGCTATGTTCTTTCACTACATTGGGGGGGTATACCCGTGAGAATGTCTTGCCCTGTCAGGAGACAGTCTCTGTATAATCCTCCCAGGGTAACCTGCAACACTGCAGGAATGGTTGTGAACACGGACTGGGCTTCTCCAGTCCAAAAAATCCAAGTTAATT tgAATGGTCTGTGGAAACCCCTGATGGAGGTCTTGCCAAGATGTGGCTTTGGATTTGAATTTGCTTCTAATGCTGGAGGTGCAGCTATTTCTATTCGCTATGCCCCCTGTTTGGGAGTGAAG GATGGGATGTTCACTCTAGGCCTGGCTGGGGACGGTGCAGTTAAAGTTTCGTGTCCAAGCGTACACATTTTTGATGACCCAAGCAAAGGTGTTCTTCCAACTGTGGCTCCCTTGAAATACCCAAACAATACTGTGACTGGTACTCTAGTTGGCCAAGAGCAAAACTCCCTTCATCTACCACCAAAAGCCCAAATAACAGTGACCGTACCACCGAAAAACCCTGCATCCCCAGACAACAAACAACCCCAGGCTTATCCATCTTACTATTTCTGGCCACCACATCCGTCTGGTTCTCAAACTCCAGATCAATTTCCAACCCATCAGACTCCATTCTATCCATCTCTTCCAGTTGGTCCTTCACAGAAGCCTGCATCACCAACTTCAAAGGCTGAAGGACAAGAACCTGTGACTCCTCACAAGCCACCTAAAACCCATGACAGTAAAGCGCCTGTAGGTCCAGAGGTAGAAAACGCATGGCCTTATCCATTTCCGTACTATTTCTGGCCACCACAGCCTTCCCAAGGTCCTGATCTACCAACACCTGGTGTTCCACAGAAACCTGCTGCAACAACTTCAAAGACTGAAGGACAAGAACCGGTGACTCATCTCAAGCCACATAAAACCCAGATAAACAAACAACCTGTCGCTCCAGATAGACAAAACCCTGAATCTTATCAAGTTCCTTACTTTACCTGGCCATCACATCCATCTGCATCTCAAACTCCAGATCCATTTCTACCCCATCAGACTCCATTCTATCCATCTCTTCCAGTTGGTCCTTCACAGAAGCCTGCATCACCAACTTCAAAGGCTGAAGGACAAGAACCTGTGACTTCTCACAAGCCACCTAAAACCCATGACAGTAAAACGCCCGTAGGTCCAGAGGTACAAAACGCATGGCCTTATCCATTTCCGTACTATTTCTTGCCACCGCAGCCTTCCCAAGGTCCTGATCTACCAACACCTGGTGTTCCACAGAAACCTGCATCAACAACCTCAAAGACTGAAGGACAAGAACCGGTGACTCATCCCAAGCCACCTAAAACCCTGATAAACAAACAACCTGTTGCTCCAGATAGACAAAACCCTGAACCTTATCAAGTTCCTTACTTTACCTGGCCATCACATCCATCTGCATCTCAAACTCCAGATCCATTTCCACCCCATCAGACTCCATTCTATCCATCTCTTCCAGTTGGTCCTTCACAGAAGCCTGCATCACCAACTTCAAAGGCTGAAGGACAAGAACCTGTGACTCCTCACAAGCCACCTAAAACCCATGACAGTAAAACACCTGTAGGTCCAGAGGGACAAAATGAATGGCCTTATCCATTTCCGTACTATTTCTGGCCACCACAGCCCTCCCAAGGTCCAGATCTTCCAACACCTGGTGGTCCACAGAAACCTGCATCAACAACCTCAAAGACTGAAGGACAAGAACCGGTGACTCATCCCAAGCCACCTAAAACCCAGATAAACAAACAACCTGTCGCTCCAGATAGACAAAACCCTGAACCTCATCAAGTTCCTTACTTTACCTGGCCATCACATCCATCTGCATCTCAAACTCCAGATCCATTTCCACCCCATCAGACTCCATTCTATCCTCCATCTCTTCCAGTTGGTCCTTCACAGAAGCCTGCATCACCAACCTCAAAGACTGAAGGACAAGAACCTGTGACCCATCCCAAGCCACATAAAACCCATGACAGGAAAACACCTGTAGTTCCAGAAGGGCACAACACGTGGCCTTATCAAGTTCCTTACTTTACCAAGCAACCACCATCTGCTTCTCAAACTCCAGATCAATTTCCACCTTACTATCATACTCCATTCTATCCATCTCTTCCTGTTGGTCCTTCACAGAAACCTGCATCACCAACTTCAAAGACTGAAGGGCAAGAAACTCTGACTCACCCCAAGCCACCTAAAACCTGGGACCCTACAAACCTTCAACCTAGTGATCCTCTAGCTACAGTGACCCAAACAAAACCTAGCGAATCTGAAAAAGGAACCCCATTTAATTCCCTTGTACATTGCCCTGAAAAATGCCTTTCTGGATTAAGTCAATGCTGTGTGTCCTTCAGTTACCACCATCATGATCACTTCATTTACCCTCTTAAAGATGACCGTAGAATTGCCCCATTCTCTACATTGGGACAATCTGTTCCAGAGGTAATGCAGGGCACACTAGACTCTGGGCTACCTAACACTATTGAAACATCCCATGATACAATTGTGAACCCTCCATTCGAAAATCAGGAGGATAAATTGCATAATTTTCTATCACAGGCGGTTAAATATGCAAGCAAAGGAAATCAAGAATTTGAATATTCTCCACCAGAGGGCATCCTTGACCAGGATTTACCAATAAGTTTTGAATCCTCTCAGTCAGAGTTGGGCCACCCTACCTTCATCCAACAATATGAACAACCAAAAATTCAACTGCAATCACCTGACGAGAGGCAAAGCCCATCTCAAACCCTTGTGACTCAAGGTCTGTTTACGATTTTGGAACCTGCAATGGGTCATTATGACATGGTTCAAGATGCTATGGCATCAAGTGTTGATTCAACTGACTACTTTGAGGCTCTGCACCCTTTGAGTAACTCAAGGAAATTTCTAAAGCTGACCTCGGAACGTCCATTGTCCAATGGGCATCTATTGTTGGAACATGGTCCTCCAGGGAGCGAGCCAAGCTTCCCGAGGCTGGCAGCCAGGGGCCTGGGTCGTAGTCACACACACTTGGCGTTTGAGCCATCAAGACATTATCCACAAAGCAAGGAGACATCTCATCCACCACAACATGGTAACCAAATGGATGCTATGTATAGAAGTAAAGATCAATCCAATAATATCCTTGGACAGACATTCAACAGACATTCTTCAGTTGATGGCTATCCAAATG GAGACGTTAACCAACCGTTCCCAAGAAGAATGCACTGA